One window of Desulfatirhabdium butyrativorans DSM 18734 genomic DNA carries:
- a CDS encoding CerR family C-terminal domain-containing protein — translation MAIKMSHAAKEKNTRDRLLESAAEVFARKGFRDATIAEICKNAGANVASANYYFGDKTRLYAEAWRISFEYLIAQYPADGGIDSGAGIEERMRGRILSVLHRISHPQSYAFDILHKEMANPTGLLDVVIRDSVEPIRKGFLNLLRELVGEEVPEKRIWLCLRSVLAQCFDLLVTMRRKPVCRDAQELEWTRDIDGLADHILRFSLAGIREVCRSK, via the coding sequence ATGGCAATCAAAATGTCCCATGCCGCGAAGGAAAAGAATACCCGGGATCGTTTGCTGGAAAGCGCTGCAGAGGTGTTTGCCAGGAAGGGGTTTCGGGATGCGACGATCGCCGAAATCTGCAAAAATGCGGGGGCAAACGTTGCATCCGCCAATTATTATTTCGGGGACAAGACCCGTTTGTACGCCGAAGCCTGGCGGATATCCTTCGAGTACCTGATCGCGCAGTACCCTGCAGATGGGGGCATCGATTCCGGGGCAGGGATCGAGGAACGGATGCGGGGCAGAATTCTTTCGGTGTTGCATCGCATTTCCCACCCCCAAAGCTATGCATTCGACATTCTGCACAAGGAAATGGCCAATCCGACCGGCCTGCTCGATGTCGTGATCCGGGACAGCGTCGAGCCGATCCGCAAAGGGTTTCTGAACCTGCTTCGCGAACTGGTGGGTGAGGAAGTTCCGGAAAAGCGGATTTGGCTGTGCCTGCGCAGCGTTCTGGCGCAATGCTTCGACCTGCTGGTGACCATGCGCAGAAAGCCGGTTTGCAGGGATGCCCAGGAACTGGAATGGACAAGAGACATCGACGGACTTGCAGATCACATCCTGCGCTTCAGCCTGGCCGGGATTCGGGAGGTCTGCAGATCGAAATGA
- a CDS encoding ABC transporter ATP-binding protein, whose product MDLIRLEGIRKTFHLGEIDVPVLKGISLTIDAGEFVALMGSSGSGKSTLMNILGCLDRPTEGTYWFDGKNVVHLSADERAYLRNARMGFVFQNFNLLGRASALENVMMPMGYAAKFVSDKEARRRASEMLEKVGLANRLHHEPSQLSGGQQQRVAIARALINRPPVLFADEPTGNLDSKTSAEVLDMFKVLNQQDNITIILVTHDPEVAEHADRIIRIADGVLVDGAAEQAAERTLQAQVMEASV is encoded by the coding sequence ATGGATCTGATTCGGCTCGAAGGCATTCGAAAAACCTTTCATCTGGGGGAGATCGATGTTCCTGTCCTGAAAGGGATCAGCCTGACCATCGATGCGGGTGAATTCGTTGCGCTCATGGGCTCGTCCGGGTCCGGGAAAAGCACCCTGATGAACATCCTGGGCTGTCTTGACAGGCCAACGGAGGGAACCTACTGGTTCGACGGGAAAAACGTGGTGCACCTGAGCGCGGATGAGCGGGCTTACCTGCGCAATGCGCGCATGGGGTTCGTCTTCCAGAATTTCAATCTGCTGGGCAGGGCGAGCGCGCTCGAAAACGTCATGATGCCGATGGGCTATGCGGCCAAATTCGTTTCGGACAAGGAGGCCAGACGCAGGGCTTCCGAAATGCTCGAAAAAGTCGGTCTTGCCAACCGGCTCCATCACGAGCCGTCCCAGCTCTCCGGCGGCCAGCAGCAGCGGGTTGCCATCGCCAGGGCGCTGATCAATCGTCCGCCGGTGCTTTTCGCGGACGAGCCGACCGGAAATCTCGATTCGAAGACCAGCGCCGAAGTGCTCGACATGTTCAAGGTGCTCAACCAGCAGGACAACATCACCATCATTCTGGTCACCCACGATCCGGAAGTCGCCGAACATGCGGATCGCATCATCCGGATTGCAGACGGGGTGCTTGTCGATGGAGCAGCGGAGCAGGCTGCGGAGAGGACATTGCAGGCTCAGGTGATGGAGGCGTCGGTATGA
- a CDS encoding efflux RND transporter periplasmic adaptor subunit, with the protein MKTAVKRIVWMAVVLVLLAGGYVFWKRAKAPVATAFKTAAVQRGNLFVGISATGTVEPEEVVDVGAQIAGQIKSFGKDRKGKSADYGSEVTSGMILAKIDDALYAADAKRAEADLRAQKALLQNAKATLEQSKAKFWQARQDWERAKKLGPSDALSAISYDGYRSAFESAQAAVHVAEASVQQANAAIAVSKASLERAKTNLGYCTIRSPVNGIIIDRRVNIGQTVVASLNAPSLFLIARDLRKMQVWVAVNEADIGKIYPGQPVNFTVDAFPGEQFAGEVGKVRLNATMSQNVVTYTVEVLTDNSSGRLLPYLTANVNFELERRENVLLVPNAGLKWSPRPEMIDPAYREPKEKGPNVGEEGKTGSGAKKRSVLWTPGHEGLLVPLAVEEGASDGIMTEVSGKHIREGLAVVTGIQTAGQGGPQGTRNPFVPQFFKGGRH; encoded by the coding sequence ATGAAAACGGCGGTGAAACGGATCGTATGGATGGCTGTGGTTCTGGTCCTCCTGGCAGGGGGATATGTGTTCTGGAAAAGAGCGAAAGCGCCGGTTGCGACGGCCTTCAAAACGGCTGCCGTACAGCGGGGGAATCTCTTTGTCGGCATCAGTGCGACAGGGACCGTGGAGCCCGAGGAAGTGGTGGATGTCGGTGCGCAGATTGCCGGCCAGATCAAGAGCTTCGGGAAGGACCGCAAAGGCAAGTCCGCAGATTACGGCTCGGAAGTCACTTCCGGCATGATTCTGGCGAAAATCGATGACGCGCTGTATGCGGCTGACGCCAAACGGGCCGAGGCCGATTTGCGGGCGCAAAAGGCTCTGCTGCAAAATGCGAAGGCCACACTGGAACAGAGCAAGGCCAAATTCTGGCAGGCCAGGCAGGACTGGGAGCGGGCGAAGAAGCTGGGACCATCCGATGCGCTCTCCGCAATCAGCTATGATGGCTATCGTTCGGCGTTTGAATCGGCTCAGGCGGCAGTGCATGTGGCCGAAGCATCCGTTCAGCAGGCCAATGCGGCCATAGCGGTTTCAAAGGCAAGCCTGGAACGGGCGAAAACGAATCTTGGCTATTGCACGATTCGCTCTCCAGTAAACGGGATTATCATCGATCGCAGGGTCAACATCGGCCAGACGGTCGTGGCGAGCCTCAATGCGCCGAGCCTTTTCCTGATTGCACGGGACCTGCGGAAAATGCAGGTATGGGTTGCGGTGAACGAAGCGGATATCGGCAAGATTTATCCGGGTCAACCGGTGAATTTTACCGTGGACGCTTTCCCGGGAGAGCAGTTTGCAGGGGAAGTGGGGAAAGTGCGCCTCAATGCGACCATGAGCCAGAATGTCGTCACCTACACCGTCGAGGTGCTGACCGACAATTCCTCCGGCAGGCTCCTGCCCTATCTGACGGCAAACGTGAATTTCGAGCTGGAGCGCAGGGAAAACGTGTTGCTGGTCCCGAATGCGGGCCTCAAATGGTCACCGCGGCCGGAAATGATCGATCCTGCTTATCGGGAGCCGAAAGAGAAGGGGCCCAATGTCGGGGAGGAAGGGAAAACGGGGAGCGGCGCCAAAAAACGATCCGTCCTCTGGACGCCTGGGCATGAAGGCCTTCTGGTTCCCCTTGCGGTGGAGGAAGGTGCCAGCGACGGGATCATGACCGAGGTTTCCGGAAAACACATCCGCGAAGGGCTTGCAGTAGTTACCGGTATCCAGACAGCCGGCCAGGGTGGGCCACAGGGGACCAGAAATCCCTTTGTCCCGCAATTCTTCAAAGGCGGGCGCCATTGA
- a CDS encoding ABC transporter permease, whose translation MRILRTLRTALQALMRNPMRALLTTLGIVIGVGAVIAMMEIGKGSSAAIQKSIASMGANTILVLPGSAASGGITFGAGSVMTLTPMDADAIQRECPSVRSVAPIVRARSQVVYGNRNWIPASIFGTTSAFLEVRDWKELAEGDVFTDRDVLNANKVCLLGKTLVRELFLDESPIGKEIRIKNVSFRVVGVLSEKGANMMGVDQDDILLAPWTTIKYRVTGSPVVTSVQSTGSDATSSSVNTLSKLYPGSVALYPARSDIQAADQPLPIRFANVDQLLMAAVSTEEISNAIDQITDTLRSRHRIREGEADDFNIRNMTEMTKTLTGTASLMTNLLLFVALISLVVGGVGIMNIMLVSVTERTREIGLRMAVGARSRDILRQFLIEAVVLCVAGGAIGILLGRGGSYVVQLILKWPIGYSPEAIAASVLVSVGVGVIFGYYPAWRASKLDPIEALRYE comes from the coding sequence ATGAGAATCCTTCGAACCCTGCGCACAGCGCTTCAGGCCCTGATGCGAAATCCCATGCGTGCCCTGCTGACGACATTGGGTATTGTCATCGGCGTGGGCGCGGTGATCGCCATGATGGAAATCGGCAAAGGCTCATCCGCCGCCATTCAGAAATCCATCGCCAGCATGGGAGCCAATACGATCCTGGTTCTTCCGGGATCTGCGGCAAGCGGCGGCATCACGTTCGGCGCCGGGAGCGTGATGACCCTGACGCCGATGGACGCGGACGCCATCCAGCGGGAATGTCCTTCGGTGCGGAGCGTGGCGCCGATTGTCCGGGCCAGAAGTCAGGTCGTCTATGGAAACCGCAACTGGATTCCGGCTTCCATTTTCGGTACGACCAGCGCATTTCTCGAAGTGCGGGACTGGAAGGAGCTTGCTGAAGGAGACGTGTTTACGGATCGGGATGTGCTCAACGCCAACAAGGTCTGCCTGCTCGGAAAAACGCTGGTCCGGGAACTGTTTCTGGATGAATCGCCGATCGGCAAGGAAATCCGGATCAAGAACGTTTCCTTTCGCGTGGTGGGGGTGCTTTCCGAAAAAGGCGCCAATATGATGGGTGTCGATCAGGACGACATCCTGCTGGCTCCCTGGACCACCATCAAATATCGGGTAACGGGCTCTCCTGTCGTGACGTCCGTCCAATCGACCGGAAGCGATGCCACCTCATCGTCCGTGAACACCCTGAGCAAGCTCTATCCCGGTTCGGTTGCGCTGTATCCGGCAAGGTCAGACATCCAGGCTGCGGATCAGCCCCTGCCGATCCGGTTTGCCAATGTGGATCAATTGCTGATGGCAGCCGTCAGCACCGAAGAAATCTCCAACGCGATCGACCAGATTACCGATACCCTGCGGAGCCGGCACCGCATCCGCGAAGGCGAGGCCGACGATTTCAATATCCGCAACATGACCGAAATGACCAAGACACTGACCGGTACGGCGTCCCTCATGACGAACCTGCTGCTCTTTGTGGCGCTCATCTCGCTGGTAGTCGGCGGTGTGGGGATCATGAACATCATGCTGGTGTCGGTGACGGAGCGCACCCGGGAGATCGGGCTTCGGATGGCTGTCGGCGCGAGAAGCCGGGATATCTTGCGCCAGTTTCTCATCGAAGCCGTCGTGCTCTGCGTGGCAGGCGGCGCGATCGGTATTTTGCTGGGCCGTGGCGGCTCCTATGTCGTCCAACTGATCCTGAAATGGCCGATCGGCTATTCACCGGAGGCCATTGCCGCATCCGTTCTGGTGTCGGTCGGTGTGGGCGTGATTTTCGGATATTATCCGGCATGGCGGGCCTCGAAGCTCGATCCGATCGAGGCGTTGCGATATGAGTGA
- a CDS encoding universal stress protein, whose amino-acid sequence MSTLNPTDRNILLAVDNSENSQKAVSYVARLLGGIGGGFHITLLHLIIEPDTDYFPSEQERISWLKQHTTEVGALLEKYRSILEAHGIGSDQIRIHTPVRYCPSVSECILAEKDILEYGTIVVGRKGLTPKEEILLGSVSSKLVKLAKNCAVWVVN is encoded by the coding sequence ATGAGCACCCTGAATCCTACTGACCGCAACATTCTGCTTGCCGTGGACAATTCGGAAAATTCGCAAAAAGCCGTCTCCTACGTTGCCCGACTTCTGGGCGGTATCGGAGGGGGATTTCATATTACCCTGCTCCATTTGATCATCGAGCCGGACACCGACTATTTCCCTTCTGAGCAGGAGCGGATTTCCTGGCTGAAACAGCATACAACCGAAGTCGGTGCCCTCCTGGAGAAATACCGCTCCATATTGGAGGCGCACGGCATCGGTTCCGATCAGATCCGGATTCATACGCCCGTCCGATATTGCCCTTCGGTTTCGGAGTGCATTCTGGCCGAAAAGGACATCCTGGAATACGGAACGATTGTTGTGGGCCGCAAGGGATTGACGCCAAAAGAGGAAATTCTGCTGGGCAGCGTTTCCAGCAAGCTCGTCAAACTGGCCAAGAATTGTGCGGTGTGGGTCGTGAATTGA